The DNA window GGCTCTAAGGTACAACAAGAAGGTGAACAAAAGGAGCTTCACTATCAACGACCTCGTCCTGATTCAGAACGACATTGGAACACAGAAGTCGGGTGAAGGGAAGCTAGCTggtaactggaaaggaccctataAGATAATAGAGGTTCTAGGTAAAGGTTCTTATAAGATGTTCGACCTATAGGGATGggagtgttcataccctgggtcgggCTACATTATCCTGGCTGGACGACGTCAAAGCAACCGACCTCTTGTAAAGTTTGATTGTCACCGACCTCCTCCTAAAGAAGTCGGCCAAATCACCATAGAGGCCCAAGTAGGCCCAAATAAAAGGATGCAGCCCACTCTAAAGGTGGCTGGCCTAAAAGATAAGGTGACTTcgctcaaagataagataagataactaacttatctcaagAAAGGTCAGTcaacactactataaatacactggagcacccaggtataaatcatactctgattctacaaaaaaaaattgcctAAAGCatgtgctaacttaagcatcggagtcttttgcaggtaccaccaccctccggtgacgaaggatcagtagCATCTCCAAGTCGGACACAGCAGCACCGACCAGCACgaaagatctcgtccgagatcgaccatcagtttcaggtaaccctcgaaacattggcgccgttgccagggaacctggaagtcattccATGGACATGGCGGACAACCTTGACAACGATCACAGCTCTAGTTTGGAAGAAAGAACTCCGCTTAAAAACACGGATGCCACACCAAAGGATGTGCCTCAACACAAGGGAGACAAGCAGTCTCCGAACACAGAAATCTTAGATGCTCTCTGTGAACAGCGGGATCACCTCAAACAGCTCGAACAAGAGGCCGAACACCAGCGCGTGGCTGAAAGAGACATTCGAAGAGAAACAAGACGGTGTCGAGAGCtagaggacaaactcctaaagcTTGAAGCCAACCTCAAAACCAAAATCACTCGATCCAATCATGAAGATAGGCCCCACAAGGAACAAGACCCGTTCACTAAAgtgatcatgaaagctaaagtcccAAAGGCCTTTAAAGCTCCTGACATGATCCCATACGATGGTACATCTGAcccaagccatcatctcagtaatttcagaagtagGATGTATCTCACGGACAGCTCGTACTCAATtcgatgcaaagctttcccgactACCCTGACAAAAATAGCAATAAAGTCATTTGACAGTTTGTCTCCAAGATCAATCACGAGTTTTGACGACCTAGCCAAAAAGTTCCTCGCCAGGTTCTTcatccagaaggataaagccaagcACGCTCCAAGCTTGCTGGGAattaaacaaggagatcgggaaagccTTTGCAGCTACATGGAAatattcaacaaagcatgcctcGACATACAAAGTCTTCCAACAGAAGCGGCCATCATGGGGCTCATCAACGGCCTAAGGGAAGGACCCTTTAGCCATTCAATCTCCAAGAAGCATCCAACATCTCTAAACGAGGTTCAAGAAAGGGcggaaaaatatatcaatatgCAGAAGAACTCCCGACGGGGAGATAGCTCAAAAACTGGATTCTTCTACCCACCTTGGGACAAGGAAAAAGAATTCAGAAAGAAAGAAGATCAACCCACAGAGAAacctagaaaataccacaattacacccctcttcgggtgtccctTGCGGTTGTCTACAAAGAAATATGCAACACGGAAAAGATCACACCTCCTCGTCCGATTAAACACAAAAGAGGAGGAAGTCAGACGGAGTATTGTGACTACCACCAAATCTACGGACACTCTACCAATGAATGCTACGACTTGAAGAACATCATAGAAAAGCTAGCCCGGGAGGGAAGATTAGATCGGTTCCTTGCTAATACAAGGGACGAACCAAAAAAGTGAAGGAACGAAGAGGGCGGACGAGCTGAGCGTCCCCCTCACACCCCTGAAAGACACATTCATATGATCAACAGGGGATTCGCAAGAGGAGGGATCTCCAAGTCATCTCGTAAAAGGCACCTTAAAGAGGTGTACCACGTCAGAGACTACGCTAAGTCACCTGACCTACCCACTATTACCTTCATTCAAGAAGATGCCACGGGCATAATCTCTGGACACGACGACTCGGTAGTCATTACAATTGTATTAGCTAATGCCAACCTCCACCGAATGTTGGTTGatcaaggaagctcggcggatATACTGTTCAAATCTATCTTTGACAAGCTCGGACTACAAGAAAAGGAGCTTAGAGCATATCCAAATAGCCTATTTGGGCTTGGAGATGCCCCAATTCAGCCACTTAGGTACATCCCACTTCACACGACCTTTAGAAAGGAAGATTGATCTAAGACGCTAagcatagactacatcgtagttGACGTAAGCTCAGCTTACAACGCCCTAATAGGTCAGACAATGCTAAACCAGCTCCCCGCAGTGGTCTCCACTCCACATCtttgcatgaagttcccaaccctAGAAGGGATCGCCACCATCAAAGGGGACCAAAAATTTGCGCAACACTGTTACAACGAGAGTCTGAACCTCAATGGCAACCCCGGAGGAAAAGAAGCCAACACCATCGAACTTGGGGGAGTTCAAGCTCGTGAAGAACTTCGTCCACAACCTGAAGGTGAGACCAAAGAAGTCCAGGTCAGGGATGCCCaggataaaataacaaatataaggACAACCTTAAAGGGAGACCTAAAGGAGccactcatacagttcctaaAGGATAATGCtgatctctttgcatggaagaaCGTAGACATCCCCGCATAGATCCCGAGCTAACGTGCCATAAACTGGCAATATATCCTGGATCTCGACCAGTGCAATAGAAGCGTAGCAAGCTTGGCTCTGAAAGATCCCAAGCTGTagaagagcaggtacaagccTTACTCGAagcagggttcataagggaggttAAATACCATTGTGGCTAGCCAACGTCgtcttggtaaaaaagtcaaatggaaagtggcgaatgtgtaccgattacaccgacctcaataaagcctgcccaaaagatacCTACTCACTCCCAAATATAGACACTCTAGTGGATGCCTCTTCCAtatacaaatacctctcctttatggatgcttattcaggatacaatcaaatcccaatgtatccgcTCGACCAAGAAAAGACATCATTCCTAACCCCAAGAGTGAATTACTGCTATATAGTCATGCCCTTTGGACTaaaaaatgcaggagccacataccagagattaatgaataaggttTTCACTAATCACATCGGAAAGTTAATAGAGGTTGTTGTAGAAgacatgctggtaaaaacacaaagtgagGAATCGTTATTATCCGACCTCACCAAAGTGTTCGACACTATAAGAAAGCATGGGATGCTACTTAACCCCGCAAAGTGCACCTTCACAGTAGAAtctggcaaattcttgggcttcatgctcaccaAGAGAGGAATTAGGCAAACCTAGATAAATGTCAGGCTATACTCAATATGAAAAGTCCgacctgtgtcaaagaggtacaacagctcAACGGAAGACTAACAGCCCTATCAAGATTTCTAGCCGAATCAGCTATAAGATTTCTCCCTTTTTACGCAACACTAAAGAAGGAAAAAAGGTTTGAATGGACCTCAGAATGCGAACAAGCCTTTCAAGATTTTAAGAAATTTCTAGGGCAACTATCCATCCTTACCCGACCACGGGAAGGTGAAGAACTCGTATTATATCTCGctgtaggaagtcgggcaatagcatcagcactagtcagagaagatgaAAGTGGGCAATAACCTATTTACTTCATCAGTAAGGCTAtacaaggggccgaactaaactatcaaaagatagaaaagttcacCTACGCCCTTATACTCACTTCTCGACGACTCTGCCCATACTTTCAAGCGCACACCAtcagagttcggaccaaccagcccataaaaggcatcTTATAGAAAATagacttagctggaagaatcctacagtgggtaGTCAAGTTATCCGAATTTGAtcttcaatatgaagctcggacagccatcagattacaatatctggccgacttcatcgccGAGTACACTGATACCCTGGGTACTCCCACAAAATAGAATCTCTACGTAGACGGCTCCTCAAACAAAACCGGGAGTGGCACAGGTGtaattatagaaagtgatcaggAAACCCAAACCGAGCTCTCGTTAAAGTTTGAATTCCCTGCCTCAAATAATTAAGATGAATATGAGGCACCACTGGTTGGTTTAAGGCTGGCTAGTGAGGTAGGAGTTCACAAGCTTACCGTCTTtagtgattcacaagtagtcacctcacaaatagaagggagctaccaagctaagGATCTCAcaatgaaaaaatacctggacaaaaccagaaaaCAGCTCAGACAGTTCGAGGGATATGAGGTCTGATatatacctcgggaacagaatgcccgagctgatacactttcaaaactagccagcaccaaaccagggggtaataatagaagcctcatctaaGAAACACTGCAAAGTCCATAAATctcgaaaaaagaaaaattcctAACCATATCaagtcaggatcaaggatggttGACTCCCATTATCAACTACCTCAAGTCTGAAACACTCCCCACAGCTAAAAAGGAGGCAAAAAGGTAGTACGAgaagcacagtactacaccatagtGGGCAACATCCTATATAggagagggatttcaacacccCTTCTAAAATGTGTACCGACCTCCGATACAAGGGAAGTCCTGGAAGAGGTACATAGTGGTATGTGTGGCAACCACCTAGGGGCTTGAGCGCTttccaaaaaagtactccgagTTGGTTTCTACTTGCCGACCTTACAAAAGGAGGCAACAGAGTTCATCAAGAAATgcccaccatgccagaagcacGCCAATTTCTATATAGCTCCACCTGAGGAGCTCATCTGTGTTAcatcaccctggccatttgcaaagtgggggcTCGACCTCCTCGAACCCTTCCCCTAAGGATTAGGGCAAGTCAAGTTTCTCATTGTAGgcatagactacttcacaaagtggattgagGCAGAGTCATTAGCtacttgataaaccccatttttagggtttatcttgtattgaatttagagtgttttgataaccttttctcacatttagcctatgaattagcatggttttgttatctctcctatatttatgcttaagtgtaaaaacatgctttttaagtctgattttgatgaattctaattttttccttgattccataagatgccttgatgcgtttgctagtaattccaggattgaaataggctaagcatggatcaaaggagcaaggaaggaagcatgcaaatggagagaagcacaaaagacaaaagaattgatctcggccaagcacgcgcacgcgcacaaggcgctcgcgcgcatattgcagaatcgaccagggacgcgcacgcgtactgtgcgcgcacgcgtcgatgaccgcacatgacttcattaaagcaatatgtgcctggcgatttgagagggtttctgaacccatttttggcgccaattgctgataggaaagaataaaagaatcaaggattgaagggggaggCAATTATTGAATCTTGGAATCATAtagcataattaggattagtttagagttagttttagagagagaagctctcacttctctctagaattaggattaggtttaggttaatctctcttcttagatctaggtttaattcatgctttgattcacttttcctttaccaattcttaatcttctcctcttcctctttctagttatgtgctttaatagtTGTAAtccttcattttgttttggatagattgttgttcctttgtttctttcaataatgcaatttgaggtaattcatgataattgtgatttccttgattgttgttgttaattccattcaataattgttgttagattctattcttgttgttgatttacgatgtgttagattctattcttgttatcaatttactatgctttctttttatgccttccaagtgtttgatgaaatgcttggttggattttagtgtagcttttgttcctcttggctttggtagagtaattagtgactcttgagctatctaatccttttgttgattgataattagaagttgctaattgatttgaatgtctctaaagctagtctttcctttaggagttgattaggacttgaggaatcaaattgattcgtccacttgactttcctccctggttagaggttaactaagtggtagcaatgaacgaTTCTCATCAAAATTAAGGgggataactaggatatgatttctaattctcatatctttccaagagccttttatagttgttagtttattttcattgccatttacttttcatgcttcttatccaaaaccccaaaataactcacaaccaataacaagacactttattacaaatcctagggagaacgacccgaggtttaaatacttcggtttatagattttaggggtttgtacttgtgacaaacaaatttttgtatgagaggattattgttggtttagagactatacttcaacgagatttcatttgtgaaattctaaaccgtcaaaaatccaatcatcaaaatggcgccgttgccggggatttgcaatggtgttgtgttattggttattgtacatatgtgaatattgtgaataggtttatcttttgtttgtttcttaatttttgttagttttattttattccctcactatgaattctcacttcggttatgagtttggttctaattgtgttgtaggaaatgtggaCTTTAATGGCAACATGTACCAAGGATGGAACCAACAAAGAtaggaggagcctcaaggaattgatcattCCTATTGGCAAAAACCTCCGGATACTGATAGGTATAAtttccatcctaatgcatgtcaatttaacggctatgatgactctttttgtgacactcaacaaccaccatcatatgcctattaATCTCACCCTCAACATGAAACTcaaccattctcacaagccTTTCATTACCAAATGCCgccctatgatccatatccatcatatgaccaaaCCCCCATACCATACTCTTATGAcaattatgagcaagaacccttagaaccaccacaaccctatcaagattactaccaagaaccacctcaatgcacaccacctccacaattttatcaagaggaaccaccttcctattatgaaccctctctccaaaataatgaaccctcttactcaccccaaaccccaatagacgatcctctcactttgttacttcaaggacaagaagccatgaagcgggatacacttgagtttgtgaccaatttgaccaaggtggtgcatactttagcccaccaatgtttgaatactcaaggtacttccatgaccacatgtgaaaggtcaaaagaagagcaaagcatgaaggaaaaattggaaaattcggtggagaaggaggagtcaaattttgtgttggaacaattggatgagcctatgatcattgaagaaaaggaagaagtggttgaagatttaggagacgttgaaagtccatgggaatgtagcatcatggagca is part of the Arachis duranensis cultivar V14167 chromosome 1, aradu.V14167.gnm2.J7QH, whole genome shotgun sequence genome and encodes:
- the LOC107493162 gene encoding uncharacterized protein LOC107493162 produces the protein MADNLDNDHSSSLEERTPLKNTDATPKDVPQHKGDKQSPNTEILDALCEQRDHLKQLEQEAEHQRVAERDIRRETRRCRELEDKLLKLEANLKTKITRSNHEDRPHKEQDPFTKVIMKAKVPKAFKAPDMIPYDGTSDPSHHLSNFRSRMYLTDSSYSIRCKAFPTTLTKIAIKSFDSLSPRSITSFDDLAKKFLARFFIQKDKAKHAPSLLGIKQGDRESLCSYMEIFNKACLDIQSLPTEAAIMGLINGLREGPFSHSISKKHPTSLNEVQERAEKYINMQKNSRRGDSSKTGFFYPPWDKEKEFRKKEDQPTEKPRKYHNYTPLRVSLAVVYKEICNTEKITPPRPIKHKRGGSQTEYCDYHQIYGHSTNECYDLKNIIEKLAREGRLDRGFARGGISKSSRKRHLKEVYHVRDYAKSPDLPTITFIQEDATGIISGHDDSVVITIVLANANLHRMLVDQGSSADILFKSIFDKLGLQEKELRAYPNSLFGLGDAPIQPLRYIPLHTTFRKED